A genome region from Dickeya chrysanthemi NCPPB 402 includes the following:
- a CDS encoding YbdD/YjiX family protein has protein sequence MFGNLGKAGKYLGQAARMLVGIPDYDNYVQHMQTNHPDQDVMSYEEFFRERQQARYGGSGKGGFRCC, from the coding sequence ATGTTCGGAAACCTTGGGAAAGCGGGAAAATATCTGGGGCAGGCCGCCAGAATGCTGGTGGGTATCCCGGATTATGATAACTACGTGCAGCATATGCAGACCAACCACCCGGACCAGGATGTGATGAGCTACGAGGAGTTTTTCCGCGAGCGCCAGCAGGCCCGCTATGGCGGCAGCGGCAAGGGCGGTTTCCGATGCTGTTGA
- the yjiA gene encoding GTPase — protein MANVLPATILTGFLGAGKTTLLRHLLHADHGEKIAVIENEFGAVAIDDALLGDRATRITTLSNGCICCSSANELSDALHDLLDGVDSGELIFERLVIECTGMADPGPVIQTFFSDERLSQRFLLDGVIALVDAVHADDQLNRHTVAQAQVGYADRILLTKTDLAGDTQALEARLARINARATLHRVVNGEIDHRQIFGVDGFMLNDRLPVSLPRFRPLIEQDNAITSLVVQLTRPVEMAAVSAVMEQLLVNCADNLLRYKGVLAIADDDRRLLFQGVQRLYSADWDRPWNADEPRESVMVFIGIRLPEDEIRRAFDALNA, from the coding sequence ATGGCTAACGTATTACCCGCGACGATTCTCACCGGTTTTCTCGGTGCCGGTAAAACGACTCTGTTGCGGCATCTGCTGCATGCCGATCACGGTGAGAAGATCGCGGTGATTGAAAATGAATTCGGCGCGGTGGCGATTGATGATGCCTTGCTGGGCGACCGGGCGACGCGTATCACCACCCTGAGTAACGGCTGCATCTGTTGCAGCAGCGCCAATGAACTGTCGGATGCGCTGCATGATCTGCTGGATGGGGTCGACAGCGGCGAGCTGATATTCGAGCGGCTGGTGATCGAGTGTACCGGCATGGCTGATCCGGGGCCGGTGATTCAAACCTTTTTTTCCGACGAACGCCTGAGCCAGCGTTTCCTGCTGGACGGGGTAATCGCGCTGGTCGATGCGGTCCATGCCGACGATCAACTGAACCGGCATACCGTGGCGCAGGCGCAGGTAGGCTACGCCGACCGGATTTTGCTGACCAAGACCGATCTGGCGGGGGATACCCAGGCGCTGGAAGCGAGACTGGCACGAATCAATGCGCGTGCCACGCTGCATCGGGTGGTCAACGGCGAGATCGACCACCGTCAGATCTTCGGGGTGGACGGTTTCATGCTCAACGACCGGTTGCCGGTATCTCTGCCGCGTTTCCGGCCGTTGATTGAACAGGATAACGCCATCACCTCGCTGGTGGTGCAACTGACGCGCCCGGTGGAGATGGCGGCAGTATCGGCGGTGATGGAGCAACTGCTGGTGAACTGTGCCGACAACCTGTTGCGTTATAAAGGCGTGCTGGCGATCGCCGATGATGATCGCCGCTTGTTGTTTCAGGGGGTACAACGGCTCTACAGCGCCGATTGGGATCGCCCGTGGAACGCGGACGAACCGCGCGAAAGCGTGATGGTATTTATCGGCATCCGGCTGCCGGAAGACGAGATCCGCCGCGCATTTGATGCGCTGAATGCGTAA
- the eutR gene encoding HTH-type transcriptional regulator EutR, whose amino-acid sequence MKHNPVNLHHLDAERRFPATTAVSPDDNVHQRQTQDVYAQSRTITAWQQIYDQVSPGHFQGELREILLDGIQLCHEYTNLALRQSCMIWPDSFWFGIPARHAGTGFIGSQPISNGAIAVSPGGKEFELNTPDDYAILGVAISRDELLQYTDVLEEPEQLTRLLAQSATLLVEPHRREILWSFVREALWYGCNEPQRLKHSNTAKVMKHNLLTTVISFLESAQPADASSAHTDKRIGYRSLIGRAREYVLSQQSEPVTVLDLCRRLHVSRRTLQNAFCDVMGCGPNAWLKMIRLNAVRRELVSPYSRHHTVQDAAMQWGFWHLSQFACDYQRLFNEKPSVTLKSRLAR is encoded by the coding sequence ATGAAACACAATCCGGTCAACCTGCATCATCTGGATGCAGAACGCCGTTTCCCGGCGACAACGGCGGTATCGCCGGACGATAACGTCCATCAGCGACAGACACAGGATGTCTATGCCCAGTCCCGCACCATCACCGCCTGGCAACAGATTTACGATCAGGTTTCGCCGGGCCACTTTCAGGGGGAATTACGCGAAATCCTGCTCGACGGTATCCAGCTTTGCCACGAATACACCAATCTAGCGTTGCGCCAGTCCTGCATGATATGGCCGGACTCTTTCTGGTTCGGCATTCCCGCTCGCCATGCCGGCACCGGCTTCATCGGTTCTCAGCCCATCAGCAACGGCGCGATTGCCGTCAGCCCCGGCGGCAAAGAATTCGAACTGAACACGCCGGATGATTACGCCATTCTGGGCGTGGCTATCTCCCGCGATGAACTGTTGCAGTACACCGATGTGCTCGAAGAGCCGGAACAACTCACCCGGCTGCTGGCGCAGAGCGCCACCTTGCTGGTGGAACCGCACAGGCGGGAAATCCTCTGGTCATTCGTACGCGAAGCGCTGTGGTATGGCTGCAACGAGCCGCAACGTCTCAAGCATAGCAACACGGCCAAGGTGATGAAGCACAACCTGCTGACCACGGTGATCTCGTTTCTGGAAAGCGCCCAGCCGGCCGACGCCAGCTCCGCACATACCGATAAACGCATCGGCTATCGCAGCCTGATCGGCCGCGCCAGGGAATACGTACTCAGCCAGCAGTCGGAGCCGGTCACGGTGCTCGATCTGTGCCGCCGCCTGCACGTCAGCCGCCGCACGTTGCAAAATGCCTTCTGCGATGTCATGGGGTGTGGTCCCAACGCCTGGCTGAAGATGATCCGCCTTAATGCGGTTCGCCGCGAGCTGGTCAGCCCCTACTCCCGTCACCACACCGTGCAAGACGCCGCCATGCAATGGGGGTTCTGGCACCTGAGCCAGTTCGCCTGCGACTACCAGCGGCTGTTCAATGAAAAGCCATCGGTGACGTTGAAATCACGGCTGGCAAGGTAA
- a CDS encoding aldehyde dehydrogenase family protein → MPLPAMFDAPSGIFDSLDDAVQAATLAQQQLSSVELRQQVIKAIRVAGERYAQVLAEMAVAETGMGRVVDKYIKNVSQARHTPGIECLSAEVLTGDNGLTLIENAPWGVVASVTPSTNPAATVINNAISMIAAGNSVVFAPHPSAKNVSLRTISLLNKAIVATGGPENLLVSVADPNIETAQRLFRYPGIGLLVVTGGEAVVEAARKHTDKRLIAAGAGNPPVVVDETADIPKAARAIVKGASFDNNIICADEKVLIVVDRIADALLAEMQRNNAVLLTPEQTERLLPALLSDIDEQGKGRVNRDYVGRDAAKLAAAIGLDVSEYTRLLLAETDADHPFAVTELMMPVLPVIRVKNVDDAIALAVKLEGGCRHTAAMHSTNIRNLNRMANAINTSIFVKNGPCIAGLGLGGEGWTSMTISTPTGEGVTSARTFVRLRRCVLVDMFRIA, encoded by the coding sequence ATGCCCCTGCCAGCGATGTTTGACGCGCCGAGCGGTATTTTCGACTCGCTTGACGACGCCGTTCAGGCCGCGACGCTGGCGCAACAGCAACTGAGCAGCGTCGAATTGCGCCAACAGGTCATTAAGGCCATTCGGGTCGCCGGCGAACGCTATGCACAAGTGCTGGCGGAAATGGCGGTCGCCGAAACCGGCATGGGCCGCGTGGTCGACAAATACATCAAAAACGTGTCGCAGGCGCGCCATACCCCCGGCATCGAATGCCTGTCGGCGGAAGTGCTGACCGGCGACAATGGTCTGACGTTAATTGAAAACGCGCCCTGGGGCGTCGTTGCGTCGGTCACGCCCTCGACCAACCCGGCGGCGACGGTGATCAACAACGCCATCAGCATGATCGCCGCCGGCAACAGCGTGGTGTTCGCGCCCCATCCGTCGGCGAAAAATGTGTCATTACGCACCATCAGTCTGCTGAATAAAGCCATCGTCGCCACCGGCGGCCCGGAAAACCTGCTGGTCAGCGTCGCGGATCCCAACATTGAAACCGCACAACGCCTGTTTCGCTACCCCGGCATCGGCCTGCTGGTGGTGACCGGCGGCGAAGCGGTGGTGGAAGCGGCACGCAAGCACACCGACAAACGGCTGATCGCCGCCGGCGCAGGCAACCCGCCGGTAGTGGTGGATGAAACGGCGGATATTCCGAAAGCAGCCCGCGCCATCGTTAAAGGCGCGTCATTCGACAACAACATTATCTGTGCCGATGAGAAAGTGCTGATCGTGGTAGACCGCATAGCCGATGCGCTGTTGGCGGAAATGCAGCGCAACAACGCCGTGCTGCTCACGCCGGAGCAAACCGAACGCTTGCTGCCGGCACTGTTGAGCGACATTGACGAGCAGGGGAAAGGCCGCGTCAACCGCGACTATGTCGGGCGCGATGCCGCTAAATTGGCCGCCGCCATCGGTCTGGACGTCAGCGAGTACACTCGCTTGCTGTTGGCGGAAACCGACGCCGACCACCCGTTTGCCGTCACCGAACTGATGATGCCGGTGCTGCCGGTGATCAGGGTGAAGAACGTGGATGACGCCATCGCGCTGGCAGTGAAGCTGGAGGGCGGTTGTCGCCACACCGCCGCGATGCATTCCACCAATATCAGAAACCTGAACCGCATGGCCAATGCCATCAATACCAGTATTTTCGTGAAAAACGGCCCTTGTATCGCCGGTCTGGGATTGGGCGGCGAAGGCTGGACTTCCATGACGATTTCGACGCCGACCGGCGAAGGCGTTACTTCGGCGCGCACCTTTGTACGCCTGCGTCGCTGTGTGCTGGTGGACATGTTCCGCATCGCCTGA
- a CDS encoding dipeptidase yields the protein MCTTMIITRGATADGSTMVTHSDDDELSDQRFIHVPAQHHAPGSLRGIIDGTNVSYPRIVSQDRGAGYQTPGWPETPIIGTIAQVEHTYAYFDGNYGIMNEHNLMFGECTNGARYEPAHVTMQQAAENNTHCRLFYSAELSRIALERCKTARESVELMGALIDEYGYFSTGETLLVADENEGWVFEMCALPDEIYHSAWVAQRVPDGTVFVAANEFRIREIRQDSPDQLFSHNLLPGLKKVGWATPEQGPVDWLKSVSWGEYNHPYYSLRRVWRIFDRINPDLGLSPWVNGGSYTTDYPFSVTPKTPLVARDLFALYRDHYEGTPFDLTKGVAAGPYGDPNRYVGPYDGNQNNVSADRTLFGAWERAISVFYQGYTYVAQTRPAAPDLTRGIVWFGPDVAYTTCFAPFPAKLPDLPAAYQSGDPQQFDRRAAWWAFDFVANWARLNYQRMYHVDIQPLQHTLEAQQDARVAQWDNAMAQQPDAAQLARLCEQNANEVLARWWALADRLIAKYSDGYINPPPLRPQNPPAIPIGYPADWLSITNYRDGPISYDMPVTLAATRR from the coding sequence ATGTGTACCACAATGATTATCACCCGCGGCGCCACCGCCGATGGCTCCACGATGGTGACCCATTCGGACGATGACGAACTGTCGGATCAGCGCTTTATCCATGTACCGGCACAGCATCATGCGCCGGGCAGCCTGCGCGGGATCATCGACGGCACCAACGTCAGCTATCCGCGCATCGTCAGCCAGGACCGGGGCGCCGGCTACCAGACGCCCGGTTGGCCGGAAACACCGATAATCGGCACTATTGCGCAGGTTGAGCACACCTACGCCTACTTCGACGGCAACTACGGCATCATGAACGAACATAATCTAATGTTCGGCGAATGCACCAACGGTGCCAGGTACGAACCGGCGCACGTCACAATGCAGCAGGCCGCCGAAAACAACACCCACTGCCGCCTGTTCTACAGCGCCGAGTTGTCGCGCATTGCGTTGGAACGCTGCAAAACCGCTCGGGAATCGGTGGAATTGATGGGGGCGTTGATTGACGAATACGGTTATTTCTCCACCGGTGAAACCTTGTTGGTTGCGGATGAAAACGAAGGCTGGGTATTTGAAATGTGCGCGCTGCCGGATGAAATCTACCACTCGGCCTGGGTCGCGCAGCGCGTCCCGGACGGCACCGTCTTCGTAGCGGCGAACGAATTCCGGATCCGGGAAATCCGGCAGGACTCGCCGGATCAGCTGTTTTCCCACAACTTACTGCCCGGGTTGAAAAAAGTCGGCTGGGCAACGCCGGAACAAGGCCCGGTCGACTGGCTGAAATCGGTCAGTTGGGGGGAATACAACCACCCCTACTATTCGCTGCGCCGCGTCTGGCGCATCTTCGATCGCATCAATCCGGATCTCGGCCTCAGCCCGTGGGTGAACGGCGGCAGTTACACTACCGACTACCCGTTCTCGGTTACCCCCAAAACCCCGCTGGTCGCTCGCGACCTGTTCGCGCTGTACCGCGACCACTACGAAGGCACCCCGTTCGACCTGACCAAAGGCGTCGCGGCCGGACCCTATGGCGATCCCAACCGCTACGTCGGCCCCTACGACGGCAACCAGAACAATGTCTCCGCTGACCGTACGCTGTTCGGCGCCTGGGAGCGCGCCATTTCGGTGTTCTATCAGGGCTATACCTACGTGGCGCAAACCCGCCCCGCGGCGCCGGATCTGACCCGCGGCATTGTCTGGTTTGGCCCGGACGTGGCTTACACGACCTGTTTTGCCCCCTTCCCGGCCAAACTCCCCGACCTGCCCGCCGCCTACCAGAGCGGCGATCCCCAGCAGTTTGATCGCCGGGCGGCATGGTGGGCGTTCGATTTCGTTGCCAACTGGGCCCGACTCAATTATCAGCGGATGTACCACGTGGATATCCAGCCGTTGCAGCACACGCTGGAAGCGCAGCAAGACGCGCGCGTGGCACAGTGGGACAACGCCATGGCGCAGCAGCCGGATGCGGCGCAACTGGCCCGGCTGTGCGAACAGAACGCCAACGAGGTACTCGCCCGCTGGTGGGCATTGGCGGATAGGCTGATCGCCAAATATTCCGATGGTTATATCAATCCGCCGCCGCTGCGCCCGCAAAACCCGCCCGCCATTCCCATCGGTTACCCGGCCGACTGGTTGAGCATCACCAACTATCGCGACGGGCCGATAAGCTACGACATGCCGGTCACCCTGGCGGCAACCCGCCGATGA
- a CDS encoding phosphatidylserine decarboxylase family protein, translating into MTHTKSHTASTPEAEQSPHYESSGHSLLTLDNAGPIQMGFWVPNRVWATAKFLMPLREHIANKKQTNTLTPMQPVLQNFKNWVTNHSVYRMWLNSMIEQSNAYVASLPESTRKEISDDGDATWIDSYDSFFEILNEIITTSPSFNTTAQVGTPMNAFLAVAMGTEAGVALFHDATFNQQFRQVLDAWNSFLKSSASLDKLDIAQPEKPGSWISKGAYQAGVWNQMQHDPNLPGYGFASWNDFFIRQFVPGARPFQGDPNTQIDIGCETTPWRYADQLQLESRFWVKDIPYSLLDLFGGQRQWAKLFEGGQLYQGFLSATHYHRWNAPLDGFLVRSWVEPGTYFAQRPGQGENQGTWEGTESQPYLGHVAARAVFIFQHKTCGYVALICIGMVEVSSCVIEPSTFIVEESAEPVGITRGVEIGHFEFGGSTHMMIFQKDRVALEKWAIDAVRHRNDKNPVPLGSVIATALDSKGQ; encoded by the coding sequence ATGACTCACACCAAAAGCCACACAGCAAGCACACCTGAAGCAGAGCAGTCGCCACATTACGAAAGCAGCGGGCATAGCCTGCTGACTCTGGATAACGCCGGGCCGATCCAAATGGGATTTTGGGTGCCCAACCGGGTATGGGCTACCGCCAAATTCCTGATGCCACTGCGCGAACATATCGCCAACAAAAAACAGACCAATACCCTGACGCCGATGCAGCCGGTGCTCCAGAACTTTAAAAACTGGGTCACCAACCATAGCGTCTACCGTATGTGGCTCAATAGCATGATCGAACAATCCAACGCTTATGTGGCTTCGCTGCCCGAATCCACCCGTAAGGAGATCAGCGACGATGGCGACGCAACCTGGATAGACAGCTACGACAGCTTCTTCGAGATCCTCAACGAAATCATCACCACCTCGCCGTCGTTCAACACCACCGCACAAGTCGGGACGCCGATGAATGCGTTTCTGGCGGTCGCAATGGGCACAGAAGCAGGCGTGGCGCTGTTCCACGATGCGACGTTCAACCAGCAGTTCCGTCAGGTGCTGGACGCCTGGAACAGCTTCCTGAAAAGCAGCGCCTCGCTCGACAAACTCGATATCGCACAGCCGGAAAAACCCGGCTCCTGGATCTCCAAAGGCGCGTACCAGGCCGGCGTCTGGAACCAGATGCAGCACGATCCCAACCTGCCGGGTTACGGTTTCGCCAGCTGGAACGATTTCTTTATCCGTCAGTTCGTCCCCGGCGCACGCCCATTCCAGGGCGATCCGAATACCCAGATAGACATCGGCTGTGAAACCACGCCGTGGCGCTATGCCGACCAGTTGCAACTGGAGAGCCGGTTCTGGGTCAAAGACATTCCCTATTCGCTGCTCGATCTGTTCGGCGGTCAGCGGCAATGGGCCAAACTGTTCGAGGGAGGGCAGCTCTATCAAGGTTTCCTCTCCGCTACCCATTACCATCGCTGGAACGCGCCGCTGGACGGTTTTCTGGTGCGTTCCTGGGTTGAACCGGGTACTTACTTCGCTCAGCGCCCCGGGCAGGGCGAAAATCAGGGCACCTGGGAAGGCACCGAGTCGCAGCCGTACCTCGGCCATGTGGCCGCGCGCGCGGTGTTTATCTTCCAGCACAAGACCTGCGGCTACGTAGCGCTTATCTGCATCGGCATGGTGGAAGTCTCCAGCTGCGTGATTGAACCCAGCACCTTTATCGTTGAAGAGAGCGCCGAACCGGTCGGCATCACTCGCGGCGTCGAAATCGGTCACTTCGAATTCGGCGGCTCGACTCACATGATGATCTTCCAGAAAGATCGGGTGGCGTTGGAAAAATGGGCTATCGACGCCGTCCGTCACCGCAACGATAAAAATCCCGTCCCGCTGGGCAGCGTGATCGCCACCGCGCTGGATAGCAAAGGCCAATAA
- the yjfF gene encoding galactofuranose ABC transporter, permease protein YjfF yields MIKRNLPLMITLAVFVLGYLYCLTQFPGFASTRVICNILTDNAFLGIIAVGMTFVILSGGIDLSVGSVIAFTGVFLAKAIGVWGLSPLVAFPLILVMGCAFGAFMGLLIDALKIPAFIITLAGMFFLRGASYLVSKESLPINHPIYETLSSLAWTIPGGGRLSAMGLLMLMVVAVGIVLARHTRFGNQVYAIGGNSTSANLMGISTRSTTLRIYMLSTGLATLAGIVFSIYTSAGYALAGVGVELDAIASVVIGGTLLSGGVGTVLGTLFGVAIQGLIQTYINFDGTLSSWWTKIAIGVLLFVFIALQRGLTALWENRQNAPVRRIAPHG; encoded by the coding sequence ATGATAAAGCGTAATCTGCCGCTGATGATCACACTGGCGGTGTTCGTGCTGGGTTACCTGTACTGCCTGACGCAATTTCCGGGCTTTGCCTCCACCCGGGTGATTTGCAACATTCTTACCGATAACGCCTTTCTTGGCATCATCGCCGTCGGCATGACCTTTGTGATCCTCTCCGGCGGTATCGACCTGTCCGTCGGGTCGGTGATCGCCTTCACCGGCGTGTTTCTCGCCAAAGCTATCGGCGTGTGGGGGCTGTCGCCGCTGGTGGCGTTCCCGCTGATTTTAGTGATGGGATGCGCTTTTGGTGCGTTCATGGGGCTACTCATCGATGCGTTAAAAATCCCGGCGTTTATTATCACGCTGGCGGGGATGTTCTTTCTGCGCGGCGCCAGTTATCTGGTGTCGAAAGAATCGCTGCCGATCAACCACCCGATCTATGAAACGCTCTCCAGCCTGGCGTGGACCATCCCCGGCGGCGGTCGGCTTAGCGCCATGGGGCTGCTGATGCTAATGGTGGTCGCCGTCGGCATCGTGCTGGCACGCCATACCCGCTTCGGCAATCAGGTTTACGCCATCGGCGGCAACAGCACCTCCGCCAATCTGATGGGCATTTCCACCCGCAGCACCACCCTTCGCATTTATATGCTGTCCACCGGGCTGGCGACCCTCGCCGGGATCGTATTTTCCATTTATACCTCGGCGGGGTATGCGCTGGCTGGGGTCGGCGTCGAGCTGGATGCCATCGCCTCGGTGGTGATCGGCGGTACGCTGCTGAGCGGCGGCGTCGGTACCGTGCTCGGCACGCTGTTCGGCGTGGCGATTCAGGGGCTGATCCAGACCTATATCAATTTCGACGGCACGCTGAGTTCCTGGTGGACCAAGATCGCCATCGGCGTGTTGTTGTTTGTGTTCATCGCCCTGCAACGCGGCCTGACCGCGCTGTGGGAAAACCGCCAGAATGCGCCGGTGCGCCGTATCGCCCCGCACGGATAA
- the ytfT gene encoding galactofuranose ABC transporter, ATP-binding protein YtfT → MPRSLIKPGSDKRPFRWPALRLSQGTPQIAALVLVLLVDSLVASHFFQIVVQDGRLFGSPIDILNRAAPVALLAIGMTLVIATGGIDLSVGAIMAIAGAVAASLTVQGYSLGIVLLAALGVGMLAGLWNGILVAVLKIQPFVATLILMVAGRGIAQLITAGQIVTFNSPPLAWLGSGALFWFPTPIIIALVTLILFWLLVRRTALGLFIESVGINIRAAKNAGVSTRAMVTMTYMLSGLCAAIAGVIVTADIRGADANNAGLWLELDAILAVVIGGGSLMGGRFNLALSVVGALIIQGMNTGILLSGFPPELNQVVKAIVVLCVLIVQSPRFMTLLKGAGHHDKA, encoded by the coding sequence ATGCCTCGATCACTGATCAAGCCGGGCTCCGATAAGCGCCCGTTTCGCTGGCCGGCGCTGCGGTTATCACAAGGTACGCCGCAGATTGCCGCGCTGGTGCTGGTGTTGCTGGTAGACAGCCTGGTCGCCAGCCACTTTTTCCAAATCGTGGTGCAGGATGGCCGCCTGTTCGGCAGCCCCATCGATATTCTCAACCGGGCAGCGCCGGTGGCGTTGCTGGCGATCGGCATGACGCTGGTGATCGCCACCGGTGGGATTGACCTGTCGGTCGGCGCCATTATGGCGATCGCCGGCGCGGTGGCGGCGTCGCTCACCGTGCAGGGCTACAGTCTGGGGATAGTGCTGCTGGCCGCACTCGGCGTCGGTATGCTGGCCGGGCTGTGGAACGGTATTCTGGTGGCGGTTCTGAAGATCCAGCCGTTCGTCGCGACCTTGATCCTGATGGTGGCCGGGCGTGGTATCGCTCAGTTGATCACCGCCGGGCAGATCGTCACGTTCAACTCACCACCGCTGGCCTGGCTCGGCAGCGGTGCGCTGTTCTGGTTTCCAACGCCTATCATCATCGCGTTGGTCACCTTGATTCTGTTCTGGCTGCTGGTGCGGCGCACCGCGCTGGGATTGTTCATCGAATCGGTGGGTATCAATATTCGGGCGGCGAAAAACGCCGGGGTCAGCACCCGCGCCATGGTCACGATGACTTACATGCTGAGCGGGCTGTGTGCCGCCATCGCCGGGGTGATCGTCACCGCCGATATCCGCGGAGCCGACGCCAACAACGCCGGTCTGTGGCTGGAGTTGGACGCCATTCTCGCGGTGGTGATCGGTGGCGGCTCGCTGATGGGCGGGCGCTTCAATCTGGCGCTGTCGGTGGTGGGTGCGCTGATTATTCAGGGCATGAACACCGGCATTCTACTGTCCGGCTTTCCGCCGGAGCTGAATCAGGTAGTGAAAGCTATCGTGGTGCTGTGCGTCTTGATCGTCCAGTCGCCGCGTTTCATGACCTTGCTGAAAGGAGCTGGCCATCATGATAAAGCGTAA
- the ytfR gene encoding galactofuranose ABC transporter, ATP-binding protein YtfR: MNDFDNQEILRTEGLSKFFPGVKALDNVDFSLRRGEIMALLGENGAGKSTLIKTLTGVYQRDAGAIYLEGQSISPKNTAHAQQLGIGTVYQEVNLLPNLSVADNLFIGREPRRFGLLQRAEMEKRAAALMSSYGFELDVREPLNRFSVAMQQIVAICRTIDLSAKVLILDEPTASLDTQEVEMLFTLMRQLRDQGVSLIFVTHFLDQVYQVTDRITVLRNGAFVGTRDTASLLQIELVKMMLGRELEQNALQRAGRTLLSDKPVVEFTGYGKKGVIEPFELAVRPGEIVGLAGLLGSGRTETAEVIFGIKPADRGEAVIKGKPQTLRSPHQASCLGIGFCPEDRKTDGIIAAASVRENIILALQAQRGWLRPIPRREQIAIAERFIRQLGIRTPGTEQPIELLSGGNQQKVLLSRWLLTKPQFLILDEPTRGIDVGAHAEIIRLIESLCANGLALLVISSELEELVGYADRVLIMRDRQQVAEIPLDQLSVSAIMNAIAA; the protein is encoded by the coding sequence ATGAACGATTTCGATAACCAGGAGATCCTGCGTACGGAAGGGCTGAGCAAATTTTTTCCCGGCGTAAAAGCGCTCGACAACGTCGATTTCAGCCTGCGGCGTGGTGAAATCATGGCGTTGCTGGGGGAAAACGGCGCAGGGAAATCCACATTGATCAAAACGCTCACTGGGGTGTATCAACGGGATGCCGGCGCGATTTACCTTGAAGGACAGTCTATCTCGCCGAAAAATACCGCTCACGCCCAGCAACTGGGGATCGGCACGGTGTATCAGGAAGTGAATCTGCTGCCCAATTTGTCGGTGGCGGATAACCTGTTTATCGGCCGCGAACCCCGGCGCTTCGGATTATTGCAACGCGCCGAGATGGAAAAACGCGCGGCGGCGCTGATGTCTTCCTACGGTTTCGAACTGGATGTACGCGAACCGCTGAACCGCTTTTCGGTCGCAATGCAGCAAATCGTCGCCATCTGCCGCACCATCGATCTTTCCGCCAAGGTATTGATCCTTGATGAGCCCACCGCCAGCCTCGACACGCAGGAAGTGGAGATGCTGTTCACCCTGATGCGTCAGTTGCGCGATCAGGGCGTCAGCCTGATCTTCGTCACCCATTTTCTCGACCAGGTTTATCAGGTGACCGACCGCATCACCGTGCTGCGCAACGGCGCGTTCGTCGGCACCCGCGATACCGCCTCACTGCTGCAAATAGAACTGGTGAAAATGATGCTGGGGCGCGAACTGGAACAAAACGCGCTGCAACGCGCCGGGCGCACGCTGCTGAGCGACAAGCCAGTGGTGGAATTCACAGGCTACGGCAAAAAAGGCGTGATTGAACCGTTTGAACTGGCGGTACGACCGGGTGAAATCGTCGGCCTCGCCGGGTTGCTGGGATCCGGGCGCACGGAAACCGCCGAAGTGATCTTCGGCATCAAACCGGCCGATCGCGGCGAAGCGGTGATCAAGGGAAAACCACAGACGCTGCGATCGCCACATCAGGCTTCCTGCCTTGGCATCGGTTTTTGCCCGGAAGATCGCAAAACCGACGGCATCATCGCCGCCGCCTCGGTGCGGGAAAATATTATTCTGGCGTTGCAGGCGCAGCGCGGCTGGCTACGGCCGATCCCGCGCCGGGAACAGATAGCCATCGCCGAGCGGTTCATCCGCCAGCTTGGCATCCGCACGCCGGGTACCGAGCAACCCATCGAATTACTGTCCGGCGGCAATCAACAGAAAGTGCTGCTATCTCGCTGGCTGCTGACCAAACCGCAATTCCTGATCCTCGATGAACCGACGCGCGGCATCGACGTCGGCGCCCACGCCGAAATCATCCGGTTGATCGAAAGCCTGTGCGCCAACGGGCTGGCGCTGCTGGTGATCTCATCCGAACTGGAGGAATTGGTGGGGTACGCCGACCGGGTGCTGATTATGCGTGACCGGCAGCAGGTGGCGGAAATCCCGCTCGACCAGCTATCCGTTTCCGCCATCATGAATGCCATCGCGGCATAA